CAGCTCAGGTTGTCTATGTTTGTAACATCATGACACAACGTGGTGAAACGGAAAACTTTACTGATGCGGATCATGTAAATGTCTTACATCAGCATGTTGGCACGCAATTTATTGATACTGTTTTGGTAAATGTGGCACAAGTACCAGATACTTATATGAACACAAATAAGTTTGATGAATATCTTGTCCAGGTGAGACATGATTTTAGCGGACTTCAAGCAGAAAATATTCGGATCATCTCCAATGATTTTCTGAAATTAGTTGATGGTGGTGCCTTCCATAATGGAGATGCAGTAGCCCAAGAAATCATGCGCATTAGTGAGAGACGGATGCTATGAGTTTTTCTTCTGAAGTTAAAAAAGAGCTGACCCAATTAACTGTTTCAGATGGTGTCCTAATCGCCTTGCTAAGAATGAACGGTATTTTAGGCATATCAGGTGGTTTGACTTTAGCGATTACGACTGAAAATGCAACAACTGCACGTTTTATTTACGCCACATTATTGGCTAAATATGAAATTAAATCAGAAATAAAAACACATCAAAAGACAACTCTATCTAAAAACCGTGTGTATACGATTGTCATCAAAGACAATGTATCCGATATCTTAGACAGATTTGAATTAGCAGATAGCTTATTATTAGATCATGGTATACCAGATTCAGTGAAATTTGATGAAAAAATGGCCGTTGGTTATTTACGTGGCGCTTTTCTCAGTAGTGGTAGTGTCACAAATCCTGAAAAGGGGAAATATCATTTAGAAATTGCCTCTTACTATGAAGAGCATGCAGCCGATTTACAACTTTTATTGGGAAACTTTGAGATTATTAGCAAGGTGATCAATAGAAAATCTAGATCTGTCACTTATTTAGCTAATTCTGAGATGATTATCGACTTCCTGAGTCTGATTGGTGCTAATGCTGCCAGATTTAAGATAGAAGATGCAAAAATTGTCAGAGAGATGCGTAATACTGCCAACCGACAAACTAATTTTGAAGCAGCAAATATTGGAAAAACGGTTAATGCTGCGCAGACTGTTATTGAAGCCATAAAGTTCCTTAAAAGCATGGATAAATTACCAGATAATTTAAGAGAAATCGCTGTTGCCAGAATGGCTAATCCAGATGCCACAATCGTTGAACTGGGTCAACTATTAGTCCCACCACTTGGTAAATCTGGAGTTAACCATCGACTACGAAAAATAAAAGAATTAGCTGAACAACTTCGTCAATTAGACTAAAGAAGTTGTTTTTTTTGTAACAAATTCTAGGAGATATTTAATTTCCACACGATTTATTATGGAGCCTGTTAACCCCCAAATATAAACTTTTGAAATCAAGTATTGACTGCTTGATTTTTTTGTTTGCTTTGGTACATATCAATCAGCTTAATACGCCACTAAGTCAAGATTATTAATGATAAAACAAAGAAAAAAGTAAGTGTGTTTTAATTAAATTAACTTGACAATCTATTTTTTGTTTGTTAGACTGTCAGTATATATTAGAAAACGCTTTCAAAAACTGAAGGGATTAAAAGTTTTACACTGACCAAACTAATGTAACATCAGAAAAGAGTGGAGGGGGCCAGTTTTTGAGAGGTACTGTGAACAAGATAACCAGTAATAAAGGAGATACAAATGTCGGATAAACTAAGGTCTAACTTAAGTGCAGCTAATGCAGCAGTTTCACAATTTCGCATCGGAAACGCCTCTGTACAGTATTTTTCACTCGAAGAAAGCAATATTGTAGGAATGAAAAATGCGGAAGAAATTTCTAATTCGATTATTTCAGATATAGCAAAACTTGAATCTGCTATCAAAATGCAAGCTGATAAATTTCCTAAATTAGCCGCAGTTATCGAGGAACGTGATAAGTTAGATGCTTCTGATTTGACGACAATGACCTGGGGATTTTGAGTGATGGGAAAAGATAACAATTCAGATAAGCATTTTGCATTAAATCAAAAAATAATCTCAAAAGAACGGTCAAGTGATGCTATACATCTTGAAGGACAGCAAACGCAGGATCGAATTGATAACTTTGCATATATGATGATGAAAAGTTTTAGAGACTTTCAAGAAATTGAAGAGAGTATCAAAAAAAGAAGTCATGTGCAAAGTGGATATGATGAAACAGCGCACAAACAAACCTATATATCTAATCTTATAAACCAACAAAAAGAAGAGTTTAAACAAGTCTATCATAAGGCAAGTTTAAAACTTGAAGATGAGCGCGAACAATTACTAAGAGAAAGGAACAGTCTATCATGGGATTGATTTACAAACCGTCTGACTCACAAGGTCTTGTGCGTGCGCTTAATCGTAATATTAGAACGGCCGATGAGATGATCGCAGGTCTTAATCAAGCCAGTAAGCATTTAGTTGCTGCATTGAATAATAAAACGTTATCAGGTGCTGCCTATACTGCGGGTAAGGGGATGTTTTCACAACTGGTCTTGCCAGCGATTTCTAGAGCATCACGGTCGCTTGATAACTTAAAATCAGAAGCTAAGCAGTATGAAGGATTTGCCTCAGATGCTGGTGGGGAGCTTTTAGATGAGGATAAACTAAATGAACAGCTCCAAATTCTTCAAACACAACAAGCGACTTTAATTTCTCAAATTAATTTTTATAAGCAACAGGCTTTCTCACATTCAGATAATAGTGATTTAAAGTTAAGTTATATAGATGCAAGTCAACAGCTATCTGCTTATATAAGCACTGTCTCAGATGATATTCAAAAAGTTCAGGATAAACTTAGAAAACTACACACGTTCAACACGAATGTGATGCCACTATTTAAGGATGTAAGTCAGGATTTTAAAGTAGTAGCAGATGCCGTATCAGTAATTACTACGACTACGTTTACTAAAAATGGAAAATTTAGCATTAGTAAAGCAAAAACTGCGTATAAATTACTTGAAGTTGGTACTAACTACAAAAATGCAAGGCGATTTCTTTCTGGTACAAAGATTATCAAGACAGTCAATGCTGATGGGGATACTGTACTTAAAGTTGGCAAAAAATACCTTTCAAAAGTTGGTAAAGGACATATTTATAAGACTGGTAAAACTTTTGAAGCGTTAAGTAGACTTAAGTTAGGAGATTATAAACAGTTTAGTCAAGTATTTAAATCAGAGTTTAAATCTGGAGTAAAGGTGACTGAAAATTTTAAAGCATGGAAAGGGGCTAGTAAATTTACTAAACTAGGAAAAGGATTAGGCATTTTAGGTACAGGGGCGACTATCTTTCACAATGCTTCAAATGATTTTAAAGGTGGCGTGAACGGTGAATCAGTTAAAAAATTTGCGGTAAATACAGCAGTTGATTTAAGTGCAGGAGCAGGGGCTACCGCACTAGGTGCGTCCGTCGGATCACTTATTTTACCGCCTTTGGGTACTGTTGTTGGTGTAGGGTTAGGAATATTATTCAATTATGGGTTAAGTAATTATAAATATGGACAACCTCCAAAAACCACAATTGAACAGTTTAAAACAGGAACTAAAGCAATTACTAAGCATATTTCAGATGGAGCAAGCGAAATTACTAATGATATAGGTAAAAGTTTATCTCGTATTTTTTGGTAAGTTTGGATTAATATGGAAAAAGAAAAAATAATTGAAGCAAAAAATATAGCTTATTTTCAAGCTTTAGCAAATTCTAGAGCATCATTAACACAACTTGGCATAGCACTTATTGCTGGCTTGCCGACAGGGTTACTGATGACATGGCTGTTAAAGCAAGCCAGTGTGTATGCACATATAGTTGAATTTAAAGGGTTTGTCTATGTATTTGCTTTTCTGACTGTTTTCATGGGATTAATAGGTGTTTCTTCATTTTTCACTAAAACAGTCTATCATTTTCAGAACTTTTTTTCTGCTCTATTTTGTGTACTTATTGTCATTTTGACATTTTTTATATGGATGCTTTGCTATTTTTCGGTTTTGTATATCAAAGCAAATACACTGTTTTCACCATCTGGATTATTTGGGAAAATAATCATATTACTATCTGTTGTCATCTTTTTGTTTTCTATAGGGGTGAATATTTATCTTCTTCATCATCGGTTAAAAATAGGTTTTTCTGAAACCAGAACAAATAAAAATTTTTTAGCTGTTTCTGGAGTTTGCAGTTCAAAAATATTAGGCATCATTTTTTGTATGGTGATGCTTGTACCACCTATTTTAACTCAGGGAAAATACCTAATGAATATGTTTGGTGTGTTATGTATATTAGGGATTAGCATTATTTTCCCTAGTCCAATTGTGGAATTCTCTTATTTAGCATATCTCAAAAGTAAAAGTAAAATCTATTGGGAAAAGGCGCCACTCAGAAAAATAAAAACAAGTGCTGAAAAAATAAAATTAAAGAAACGTATCATCCTGATTTCATATCTTGTTTTATCGATTTTATCTGTCTATTTAGTAGGAGGTGTATTTTTCAATGTGCTCCCTTCTCTAGTGATAGTATGCGTAGTTTTATTAATTCTAATTAGTTATGTTGTGCTTATCATCACATGGCTTGCTAGAAAAATAGATGATAAAAAGAAATTGATCAAAAAAAGAAAAATGAAGCACAAAAGAAAATTAATGAACAAAGGAAAAAGGAAAGAAAAATGAAGTTAGACCCTAGACAATTGAGTTTATATAATGTCATCCAGTTTTCTGCTGAATTAGATAAATCAAAGCCATTGCTTGATCAGATTGATGAAACGGGAGATTATTTTAAAAAGATATTGATGGAAAATGGCTATTATACAAGTGGTCCTGTTGTATTTTCTTATAATCCAGAGGTGATGGATAGTTCCCTATATATTATGACATCTATAGGGAACAAAGTTGAAATATCAGAAAATGATTTAGAACATTTTGCTTATGTTGCACATTTTGAGTTAGATACAAGTTATTGGTATCGTCATTTTGATATTGATCAAGAAATTCCTTATGAGGCATTAAAGCAAAAGATAGCTAATAAAAATCAAAAAGCAAAGACTATTTACCATGTTATTTTAACCTTTTATGGAGAAGTTATGCTTGATTTGTACTATGATGTGGAGGATATTTAAGTGAAGATTTCTTTTCAAAATATTCAGGTGGAAGAAAAAATAGCATTTCAGAATGTTATAAGCCAGAGAAAACAAGTGCATTATAAAAAAATGGATGGCGCGTTTCAAAAGTTTATTTCAATAGTTGTTGCATCGGGATATCATTTAAAAGGTCCGTATTTCTATAGCTTGAACAATGCTCCGATAGATGAAATAGTAGATATTGAGATGTTTATCCCTATTTACGAAAATTGTTTTGATACCAAAAATTTGGCTACATTTAATTATCATACCTATTTTGAAGTTGGACCAGTATTAAAAAATAGTGTGACAGAGAGTTTTGAAAAGAATACAGAACAAGTGTATGCTGAACTATTAGCAACTTTAGAAATTAATGACTTAGAGATAAATACGCCTTTCTTTCATATCTTACCAAGAGATAAAGCTAAATATACTTATATTTATTTAGGGTATACATCAAATAGCCTATTTCTAAAAGATACAGAAGGTGAACGTGAATGATGATTAAAAGTTAGTAATGGTCTATCATGGGATTAAATGACAATCCGTCTGAATCATAAGCATCTTGTGGTCAACACGTCTTAATAAAGCCAGTAAGCATTTAGATAGGGATATACCAAAAGAACAACTTCGTCAATTAGACTAAAGAAGTTGTTTTTTGCTATGAATAAATGCGAATACAACCTGTCATGAGATTAACTCTGATGTAACATCTTTTAACATAGCCAATATAAAAACTTGTAAATATGACGAAAATACCTTATAATGAGTTATTAACTAAATTTTCAGAAGATTCTCTCGGAGGGTTGCTACGGCTATGGATAACTATATCACTAAGATACAAAAGAACTCGATTATTCCTTTGGCATTCTATGAGCAGTATGATGTCAAAAAAGGGCTACGTGATGTGAATGGTAAAGGTGTTTTAGCAGGATTAACCAATATTTCTGCTATTCATTCCTTTGATGAAGCGGGCGATCCCATGCCAGGTATTTTGGAGTATCGCGCGATCAATATCAAAGCGATTTCGGAACATCTTAAGGCCGAAAACCGGTTTGGTTTTGAGGAAATTACCTATTTGTTATTGTTTGGTGAATTACCTACTGCAGCAGAATTAGCTGAGTTTAATCAAAAATTAGTCGACAAACGTCAATTACCGCCTGAATTTGTTCGCGACATTATTTTGAAAGCAACCTCAAATGATATCATGAATTCTATGAGTCGTAGTATTTTATCATTGGCGACTTTTGATGAAAAGGTCAATGAGATGACCTTGGAAAATGTTTTAGATCAATCGCTTAGTTTGATTGCCAATTTCCCCCTCTTAGCCATATATGCTTACCAAGCCTATAATCATATCGAAAAAGATGAAAGCCTTTACATTCATTATCCAGATAAAGCGCTAACTACCGCAGAAAATATTTTGAGACTGTTACGACCAGATAAGCAGTTTACTGACACGGAAGCAAAAGTGTTAGACCTAGCCCTGATTTTGCATATGGAGCATGGTGGCGGGAATAATTCGACCTTCACGACCCACGTTGTGACGAGTTCTGGCACTGATACCTACGCGTCAGTTGTTGCATCATTGTCAAGTCTTAAAGGCTCAAAACATGGTGGTGCAAATATTAAAGTGGCTAAGATGTTAGATGATATCTGGAAAAATGTACCAGATCATACAGATGAAGATGCAATTTTTGACTATCTATGCAAAATTCTAAATAAAGATGCATTTGACAAAAAAGGGTTGATCTATGGCATGGGCCATGCCATCTATTCGCTTTCTGATCCCCGTGCTGAAGTGCTTAAATCTTATGTCAAAGAACTTGCTGAAGAAAAGGGCTTACATGATGCCTATCAGTTTTACAAGAAGATCGAGCGCTTAGCTCCTCAAGCGATTGCGCAAGAGCGTAATATTTATAAAGGCGTATCTGCTAATGTCGATTTTTATAGTGGCTTTGTCTATCAGATGTTAGGCTTACCTGAGGAACTTTATACACCACTTTTTGCGATTGCAAGAATCGTTGGCTGGAGTGCACATCGCATGGAAGAAATGCTAAATATGAATAAGATTATTCGACCAGCATATGAAAGCGTCTTAACCACGAAAGCCTATACCAAAATAGAAGATAGGGAGCTATAAAATTGAGAAAATATGAGAAACCATTAACAGTTAACGGCCTTGCTTACACTTATTTTGATATCGCATCTGCCGTACATCATGTCGATAGGCTCCCTTATGCGCTGCGTATTTTGGCAGAAGGGGTCATACGTAATCTCGATGGTGTCAATTTTACGACAGACCATCTTGAGATGCTAAACAGCTTTGATGGCAGTAAAACGGATACAGGTGAAATTCCGTTTAAGCCGAGTCGTGTCATCCTACAAGACTTTACGGGTGTACCTGCAGTTGTCGATTTAGCAGCAATGCGGGATTCAGTTAAGCAATTAGGCGGCAATCCTGAGTTGATTAATCCAGAAGTATCGGTTGACTTGGTTATTGACCACTCCTTACAAGTTGACTTTTCGGGGTCTGAACAAGCCTTGCTATTAAATGCCAAACGTGAATTTGAACGGAATGGCGAACGCTATGAGTTTCTCAAATGGGCAACGGAATCCTTTGAAAATTTCCGAGTTGTACCACCAGCTACTGGCATCATTCACCAAGTCAATATCGAGTACCTATCAGATGTTGTGAATACGAAAGATCAGGTGTTACTACCTGATACAGTGTTTGGGACAGACAGTCATACGACGATGATCAATGGTCTAGGTGTCCTTGGTTGGGGCGTTGGTGGGATTGAAGCGGAAGCTGCTATCCTTGGCGAAGCCTCTTACTTCCCTATGCCTGAAGTGATTGGTGTGCGTTTTGTCGGTAAGTTAAACCCATTAGCCACGGCAACAGACCTGGCCTTAACCATGACAAAAATCTTACGTGATCAAGATGTCGTCGGTAAATTTGTCGAATATTTTGGTCCAGGCCTTGCAAGTTTAACGCTTGCAGACCGAGCTACTGTGGCCAATATGGCACCAGAGTATGGGGCAACCTGCGGTTACTTCCCAATTGATGATGAAACACTGAACTACCTGACTAACACTAACCGTGATGCCGAGCTCATCTCCTTAGTGGAGACCTATGCTAAGGAAAATCACCTTTTTTATGATGCAACAAAAGAATCGACTTATAATCAAGTGATTGAAGTCGATTTGGCCAAGATTGAGACCTACTTGTCGGGTCCAAAACGACCTCAAGATTTAATTCCGCTAGGAAAAATGGCATCAGAATTTGAGCACTTTTCTAAAACTTTAGCAGCAGTTAAACCAAGCCCAGATGCTTTAGTACAAGAAGGGGATATCGCCATAGCTGCCATTACCTCATGTACTAATACTAGTAACCCTTATGTCATGATGATGGCAGGTTTACTTGCTAAAAATGCTGTAGCAAAGGGCCTTACAGTGCCCAAAACAGTTAAAACATCTCTAGCACCAGGCTCAAAGGTTGTGACAGCCTATTTAGAGAAAGCTGGCTTGATTGATCCCTTGGCAAAACTTGGGTTTGATGTCGTTGGCTATGGCTGTACGACCTGTATCGGTAATTCAGGACCACTAGATGATCAAGTATCAGAATCTATCACAGATCAAGATTTGCTGGTGACATCCGTCTTGTCAGGAAACCGTAACTTTGAAGGGCGGATTCATCCACTTGTCAAAGCCAACTATCTGGCAAGTCCACCATTAGTTGTTGCCTATGCGATTGCTGGTAATATCAAAAAAGATTTGACGCTTGAGCCACTTGGTCTTGATCAAGCAGGTCAGCCTGTTTATCTAACAGATATCATGCCTGATTATGATACGGTTAAAGCAGAAGTAGATCAGTATGTCACACGTGAGCTTTATGAAACCTACTATGCCCATATTTTTGATGCAAATGACGCTTGGAATGACATTAAGTCGTCAAAATCTCAAACCTATCCGTGGGATGAGACATCTACTTATGTCGCAAATCCCCCTTATTTTGAGGGCTTGAGCTTATCAGAAGACGTGGCACATCGGCCTTTGACAAATATGCGTGTCCTTGCAAAATTTGGTGATTCGGTCACGACAGACCATATCAGTCCTGCTGGTAATATTGCCATGAAATCTCCCGCTGGTGAGTTCCTGGATCAAGCTGGTGTTGCACCACGCGATTTCAACTCATATGGTAGTCGCCGAGGTAATGATAAAGTGATGACCAGAGGGACATTTGCCAATATTCGGATCAAGAATTTGTTAACGCCAGGTATTGAAGGTGGCGTAACCAAGTATCAGGAAGAAACCTTACCGATTTATGATGCAGCCATGCGCTACAAAGCAGATGGGACCTCTTTGGTTGTCTTAGCAGGTAAAGACTATGGCATGGGATCATCTCGTGACTGGGCAGCTAAAGGGACAAATCTCTTAGGGGTAAAAGTCGTTATTGCAGAAAGTTTTGAGCGGATTCATCGTAGCAATCTTGCCATGATGGGCTTGATTCCGCTTCAATTTTTAGCAGGGGAAAGTGCAAATAGCCTCGGTTTAACTGGATTTGAGACCTACAGCTTTGATTTTCCAGAACAACCAGAAATTGGTCAATTGATTACAGTTCATGCAGATGATAAGCAATTCCAAGTTACCCTACGCTTTGATTCACAGGCTGATCTAGGCTATTATGAAAATGGTGGGATTCTACAAATGGTGATTAGAAAAAAGGTGACAAATGGCTAAAATAGAGATGATAAACGGCAAGTTGCAGGTCCCAAATCAACCTGACATTCCTTATATTACGGGAGATGGCGTCGGGATCGATATTTCACCTGCTATGATAAAAGTCGTCGATACTGCAGTCGCTAAAGCCTATGGTAGTGAGAAAAAAATTGCTTGGAAAGAACTTGCTGCTGGTGAAAAAGCTTATGCAGCCCAAGGGGATTATTTACCTCAAGAAACCGTTACTGCTTTGACAGAAAATCTTGTGGCCATTAAAGGCCCCTTGATGACACCGATTGGTGAAGGCTTTCGAAGTTTAAATGTTACCCTACGACAACAGTTTGATCTTTTTGCGAATGTACGACCGATTACCTATTTTAAAGGCGTTGCATCACCTGTCAAACGCCCTGAGAACGTTGAGATGACGATCTTTCGTGAGAACACAGAAGATATTTATGCTGGGATTGAGTTTGAAAGCGAAAGTCCGGATGCCGAGCGCTTAATTAAGCTGCTCAAGACAGAGTTTGGTATTGATAACATTCGTTTCGAGCAAACATCGGCTATCGGTATTAAACCAGTGTCACCAGATGGGTCTAAACGCTTAGTACGTGCGGCGTTTGATCATGCGATTGCGCATGGCCTTAACCGTGTGACCTTGGTTCATAAAGGCAACATCATGAAGTTTACCGAAGGTGGCTTTAAAAAATGGGGTTACGAAGTTGCAGATGAATATCCTACTTTTACGGTGAATACCTTTAATAAGCTAAAGGCTGAATCAGGTCTAGATGCTGCATTAGCAGCCAAAGCTACGGCTTTAGCTGCTGGTAAAATTTATGTGGATGATGCCATTGCTGATAATTTTTTGCAGCAAATTTTGATTAATCCTTCAGACTATCAAGTTGTGGCAACCCTTAACTTAAATGGTGACTATATTTCGGATGCCCTTGCAGCACAAGTTGGTGGGATCGGTATCTCACCGGGAGCTAATATCAACTTTTTAACAGGTCATGCCATCTTTGAAGCGACACACGGGACTGCGCCAGATATTGCAGGCTTAGGGCTAGCTAATCCTTCTAGTTTGATTTTGTCAAGTGTGATGATGCTTGAGTTCATGGGCTGGCTAGAGGCAGCAAACCTTGTAAGAGATGCCTTAGCTAAGACGATTGCGCAAGGTCAAACGACACGTGATTTGGGTGGTAAGCTAACAACAGCTGACTTTACAGCTGCGATTATCACTAACTTTTAAGTCAGATAAGATGTTGGCATCGTGTCTTTTTCTGCTAATTTAGGCTGTGAAAGCTACTGATAGGCGTTTTGCTGAGACGGCACCTATAAACGAGTATCATGACCAGGCAATTCAATAGAAAAAAAGATTGGCCGACAGCAACAGCAAAACAAGAACGGATTGAGACAGTCTATCATGAGATGATGCGCTTACTTAACATCAAATTTTAATTATGGAAATGATATTTTTTGACCTCAAAAGATATCGTTTTTTCCTGTAATTTTCAGAAAAAAGGGTTATAATAAGCTTAATGATTAGAAAGGTTGCAGAAACTAAATGAAAATTTATTTTCAATTTATGTACATTCTCTTATTTTCTATAGTAGGAGAATTTTTATCGACTGGCTTGAACTTGCCAGTGCCAGGCTCAA
The DNA window shown above is from Lactococcus paracarnosus and carries:
- the whiA gene encoding DNA-binding protein WhiA, producing MSFSSEVKKELTQLTVSDGVLIALLRMNGILGISGGLTLAITTENATTARFIYATLLAKYEIKSEIKTHQKTTLSKNRVYTIVIKDNVSDILDRFELADSLLLDHGIPDSVKFDEKMAVGYLRGAFLSSGSVTNPEKGKYHLEIASYYEEHAADLQLLLGNFEIISKVINRKSRSVTYLANSEMIIDFLSLIGANAARFKIEDAKIVREMRNTANRQTNFEAANIGKTVNAAQTVIEAIKFLKSMDKLPDNLREIAVARMANPDATIVELGQLLVPPLGKSGVNHRLRKIKELAEQLRQLD
- the acnA gene encoding aconitate hydratase AcnA; amino-acid sequence: MRKYEKPLTVNGLAYTYFDIASAVHHVDRLPYALRILAEGVIRNLDGVNFTTDHLEMLNSFDGSKTDTGEIPFKPSRVILQDFTGVPAVVDLAAMRDSVKQLGGNPELINPEVSVDLVIDHSLQVDFSGSEQALLLNAKREFERNGERYEFLKWATESFENFRVVPPATGIIHQVNIEYLSDVVNTKDQVLLPDTVFGTDSHTTMINGLGVLGWGVGGIEAEAAILGEASYFPMPEVIGVRFVGKLNPLATATDLALTMTKILRDQDVVGKFVEYFGPGLASLTLADRATVANMAPEYGATCGYFPIDDETLNYLTNTNRDAELISLVETYAKENHLFYDATKESTYNQVIEVDLAKIETYLSGPKRPQDLIPLGKMASEFEHFSKTLAAVKPSPDALVQEGDIAIAAITSCTNTSNPYVMMMAGLLAKNAVAKGLTVPKTVKTSLAPGSKVVTAYLEKAGLIDPLAKLGFDVVGYGCTTCIGNSGPLDDQVSESITDQDLLVTSVLSGNRNFEGRIHPLVKANYLASPPLVVAYAIAGNIKKDLTLEPLGLDQAGQPVYLTDIMPDYDTVKAEVDQYVTRELYETYYAHIFDANDAWNDIKSSKSQTYPWDETSTYVANPPYFEGLSLSEDVAHRPLTNMRVLAKFGDSVTTDHISPAGNIAMKSPAGEFLDQAGVAPRDFNSYGSRRGNDKVMTRGTFANIRIKNLLTPGIEGGVTKYQEETLPIYDAAMRYKADGTSLVVLAGKDYGMGSSRDWAAKGTNLLGVKVVIAESFERIHRSNLAMMGLIPLQFLAGESANSLGLTGFETYSFDFPEQPEIGQLITVHADDKQFQVTLRFDSQADLGYYENGGILQMVIRKKVTNG
- a CDS encoding T7SS effector LXG polymorphic toxin is translated as MGLIYKPSDSQGLVRALNRNIRTADEMIAGLNQASKHLVAALNNKTLSGAAYTAGKGMFSQLVLPAISRASRSLDNLKSEAKQYEGFASDAGGELLDEDKLNEQLQILQTQQATLISQINFYKQQAFSHSDNSDLKLSYIDASQQLSAYISTVSDDIQKVQDKLRKLHTFNTNVMPLFKDVSQDFKVVADAVSVITTTTFTKNGKFSISKAKTAYKLLEVGTNYKNARRFLSGTKIIKTVNADGDTVLKVGKKYLSKVGKGHIYKTGKTFEALSRLKLGDYKQFSQVFKSEFKSGVKVTENFKAWKGASKFTKLGKGLGILGTGATIFHNASNDFKGGVNGESVKKFAVNTAVDLSAGAGATALGASVGSLILPPLGTVVGVGLGILFNYGLSNYKYGQPPKTTIEQFKTGTKAITKHISDGASEITNDIGKSLSRIFW
- a CDS encoding citrate/2-methylcitrate synthase; its protein translation is MDNYITKIQKNSIIPLAFYEQYDVKKGLRDVNGKGVLAGLTNISAIHSFDEAGDPMPGILEYRAINIKAISEHLKAENRFGFEEITYLLLFGELPTAAELAEFNQKLVDKRQLPPEFVRDIILKATSNDIMNSMSRSILSLATFDEKVNEMTLENVLDQSLSLIANFPLLAIYAYQAYNHIEKDESLYIHYPDKALTTAENILRLLRPDKQFTDTEAKVLDLALILHMEHGGGNNSTFTTHVVTSSGTDTYASVVASLSSLKGSKHGGANIKVAKMLDDIWKNVPDHTDEDAIFDYLCKILNKDAFDKKGLIYGMGHAIYSLSDPRAEVLKSYVKELAEEKGLHDAYQFYKKIERLAPQAIAQERNIYKGVSANVDFYSGFVYQMLGLPEELYTPLFAIARIVGWSAHRMEEMLNMNKIIRPAYESVLTTKAYTKIEDREL
- the icd gene encoding NADP-dependent isocitrate dehydrogenase, whose product is MAKIEMINGKLQVPNQPDIPYITGDGVGIDISPAMIKVVDTAVAKAYGSEKKIAWKELAAGEKAYAAQGDYLPQETVTALTENLVAIKGPLMTPIGEGFRSLNVTLRQQFDLFANVRPITYFKGVASPVKRPENVEMTIFRENTEDIYAGIEFESESPDAERLIKLLKTEFGIDNIRFEQTSAIGIKPVSPDGSKRLVRAAFDHAIAHGLNRVTLVHKGNIMKFTEGGFKKWGYEVADEYPTFTVNTFNKLKAESGLDAALAAKATALAAGKIYVDDAIADNFLQQILINPSDYQVVATLNLNGDYISDALAAQVGGIGISPGANINFLTGHAIFEATHGTAPDIAGLGLANPSSLILSSVMMLEFMGWLEAANLVRDALAKTIAQGQTTRDLGGKLTTADFTAAIITNF
- a CDS encoding DUF5085 family protein, translating into MKISFQNIQVEEKIAFQNVISQRKQVHYKKMDGAFQKFISIVVASGYHLKGPYFYSLNNAPIDEIVDIEMFIPIYENCFDTKNLATFNYHTYFEVGPVLKNSVTESFEKNTEQVYAELLATLEINDLEINTPFFHILPRDKAKYTYIYLGYTSNSLFLKDTEGERE